AGTAGAAAATAAAGACAGTTTTTCACAAGTAATAACAACACAATATCAATGCCACAAATGCTGATTTTCCTAAACTTCTTTGTTTGAAAGCTACATATTTTCTCCCTAGCTCTACCGGAGTACCTGCCTTTCTATAAATCTGCACAATAAACAGCCTTCTCTGTGGAAAACCCTTGagcttgtgtgcgtgcaaaaGCAGAGCACTAAACAATCACCATTCCTTCTATTAAGAGCTTTCATAATGCACCTCAACAGTTAATGTTTGACAGAAATATTACTTTTTCTGAGTTTTGTAGAACCTACACTAGTCTATGATGTGCGTCCACAGGCATGTTCCCCATATGTGTACCATTTGTGCAAAATAACTGGATataccaaaaaaactaaaacatttcagttcTAAAAGGCCTGGCACTTCACACCACAAATACAACGCAAACTTTTCCACAAAAAGTGTTATCAGTCCGTATTTTCAACTTACAATACCATTAATTTATTCCTATTTTAAAACTTTCCACTGCGCATTTAACTAATCTAAAGTGCAAACACTATGGTGCAAATAATATGCCATTAATCAacattaatgtataaattaactACATATGGAGCTTATCTTTGACTTCATAAACATATACATGCTTGCTAACCCTTGTATGATACTAGCTTCTGTATGAAGGGAGTAGAGGGGTCTAGTGAAGGCTCAAACTGAACTCTGTGGTGTCATTTGTAACTCCAGTATTTTTGGTCCAGAAAAGAAACCCTGCCTCAAAATGGCaacactacattttcaaatcCTCCAATGCTGATTTTGCTATGTATTCAGATTTGACCCATTTCAGAAGACTGGGACAACTTGACAGCCCTTGAATGAAAGAgcaaaaaatttgtttttaatgtgtgccAAATTCTGGTAACTTCAGGCTCAAAAAAAGTGGAGGGATGGTCACTGACAAAAGGCTGCAGGGTTCGGATGTGTGTGACTCTATTTTGAACTGAGGAGCGGGAGAATGAGTGTTACAGGTCCAGATGAAGCGGTGCTCAGTTGGGACTGACCACTCAGCTGAGAGCATTGGCTGGAACGCAGTCACACAGTGCCCTCTTCTCTGCCCTCAGTACCAGGCTCTCAGTCTGGAAGTCATGAAGGAAAGGTTAGGTTAACAACAGGGAAAAAGGTCCTCAGCATTGATCCTTGGCACTCTACGATGACACCGATTTCACTGTAACTTCACCGATCTTTAGTTTCGATGGTAATGTTAAATACACTTTCTGAAAGTCACtttggaaaaacacatttgccaaGTGTCTGAATTCTAAATCTGTAGCAATCCTGCCATGTCTCCACCTCTGTTTCCACCTTAAAACATCTCCACATGTTCACACAGGCTCCTAAAATTCTAACTAAACAGAAATAACTTTTCCCTATTCATTAATCTATGTGCACATCAAACCACACGTTAATCCACAGGATTTGATGTTATAAGAAAGAACTTTACATCAATTTCAGTCAGATCCTGCAAGTGAGGGAACCCTGACTTACTGGGACCCTGCTGGTCAGTTTTGAGTGGGTGAGTTTTGGTTGAAGCAAGATGTAATCAGTGACAAGTAAAtacccattttgttttttattttcagatttgaataaaaatgcgGACCGAATGTCATGCTTACTCGTGAGTCTAGGTTGAATGCAGTCTTCTTCAGATCTTGCAGAGCCCTCTGCATGAACTCAAAAGCATGGCAATCGACACAAGGTCGGCCTGAGAGAGGACAGCGTATAGGCACAACAAGAGAGCATAATTACCATAACCAAATcaataaacaataatttaacAGTTAGTTATACAATCTATTTATTCTGACTAGAACGCAGGAAAACTCCATTTTACTATTGAAAGAACAGTCTGTAATGAAGTAAGAGTTAATAATAGATGACTATATGCACAAAGGAAAAAGCTGAATAATATACTTTACTGAAAACACAGCTTCGTCTAATGGGTGTACATGccctgcattaaaaaatgtcaatataACAACCTACTGGCGTATTATCCATGTTTCACAATCAGCAGGTAGGTTGTATGGCATTTCTGGTAACTGCTGACACTAAGAATGCAGCTAATAGGCCAATTGTCCCTGCCCAGTGCCTactaaaaaaacaatgcttaaCACATACTTTCAGCCGGAATGACTGTCCCCGACTCCTGGTTGGCATCAATGGGCCTAAAGCACAGAAGCTCAACCATCAACAGCAGCATCACCGCTGCAGTGAGCATAGAATGGAGAAAACTCGTCGCCCTCATCTTGTCACCTGTTaaagaatacaaatacaaagatAGGAAACGActtgtaaaatataatatatttataattatacaaACATATATTGCACGTCGACATTACAACTAAAAAGCTATCCCAGCCTCCAAATACATGGTGCAAATAGCGAACGTTAAAAAGCTAGCTAGTGGTAGCGCGTTGACCCCAATTAAGCTGTTTAAAATTGGTAGCGTTGAATAGCTAGCCTACTAACATATTGTTTAGATTTTCATCAAATAGTGACCTAACGTCACAGATTTTTTTACCGTTAGGTGGACTaatgttaaagaaaaaacaaaaaataaagccagatgcaaaatgaaaaacgcACACAGCGAGATAACTAGCGCTAGCATACAGATGGTGCAAGGACTATTCATTCTCACAAATGTTTGATTAGCTAGCCAGGTAAACATGAATATTCGTTTTGTCTAAATAAATTTATACTGATACTTATCGTCAATGGATTcattaaatgaactgaaattttaatttacCAAATGTCTTGAGAACAAAACACCGCTGGTCACCGCCTACCCCTGCCTTCTGTTGCTGGATTTTGACAGGCGTCTTACGTAACGAATCGGCTGCTCCTATGTGACTCGACAAACTGGGAGTCTTCCGTGGTCACACCCACCTACTGTGGTCACACCCCACTCTAGTAGGCTAGAAAATAGTTGTATTTTCTAGTCTGATTCTAGCTAGCACGCTCGATTAGATTATTAAGTAAATATTGCTATAGCCTCGCTTTTATAGCTGACGTTAACCAGTTATAATTATACAGTCAGCTAAACCAGTGACACTCCAGTTAACAGGagtatactgtatacatttcTAATAATGTCGCCAAGTCAAAACCTGAAAGAAAACGTTATCATTTCTGTTAACATTTTTACTAAAATTAGCATCTGACCAGCGAGAAGTTCATCATCAGAGCCTGGCTATAAAGTTAGCCAACGGGCTAGTTAGCTGGCTACTTAACACCAAAGCACTTAAAAGGGCTTAGCGTATTTTATAACTTCAATACTTACGTTATACTTACAAACTTACTATacttatttttatacagttacGTAGTTTATACCTCAAATGTATATCGATATACTGTTGTCCGCCTGGTGGCCATCCTGCATTCAATACCGCTGCTGAAGTGCATGGTTGCAGGAGGATCATGGGGGTCCTGGCTGGTGTGTTGTATTCTCCTATGTAGTCTTTTAAAATGCCTGAACACAAATCACTTCTTTTTCCAAAATGGCGTCGATGAGGGACAGTGACACCGGCCTGTGGCTCCATAACAAGCTGGGATCAACGGACGAGTTGTGGGCACCTTCTAGCATTGCTTCGCTGCTTACAGTTTCTGTCATCGACAACATACGCCTGTGTTTTTCGAGTTTGTCGCCTCCCGTGAAGTTAAAACTCTTGCTTGGGATGCTGCATCTCCCAAGGCGGACTGTGGATGAGGTTAGTCTATGAGTTGCTAAGAGAGAG
The nucleotide sequence above comes from Anguilla rostrata isolate EN2019 chromosome 7, ASM1855537v3, whole genome shotgun sequence. Encoded proteins:
- the nicol1 gene encoding neuropeptide-like protein C4orf48 homolog isoform X2, which gives rise to MRATSFLHSMLTAAVMLLLMVELLCFRPIDANQESGTVIPAESRPCVDCHAFEFMQRALQDLKKTAFNLDSRTESLVLRAEKRALCDCVPANALS
- the nicol1 gene encoding neuropeptide-like protein C4orf48 homolog isoform X1; its protein translation is MNSPCTICDKMRATSFLHSMLTAAVMLLLMVELLCFRPIDANQESGTVIPAESRPCVDCHAFEFMQRALQDLKKTAFNLDSRTESLVLRAEKRALCDCVPANALS